Proteins encoded by one window of Paenibacillus sp. DCT19:
- a CDS encoding helix-turn-helix domain-containing protein yields the protein MLYSRHIELVPPAVFKLLFEYDWPGNVRELRNVIERMTILTTDGEVKAEYLPESLLVSMNQEQINTQQQLSLNSYASSGVVHSETQVSGLHATDETHSETMGLLDDPSTSSYQDRLDAFESQLLLQYLQDAGGNKRTLARQLGISRATLYNRMKRLGL from the coding sequence TTGTTATATAGCCGGCATATCGAACTCGTACCTCCCGCTGTGTTCAAGCTGTTATTCGAATATGACTGGCCGGGTAACGTAAGGGAATTAAGGAATGTCATTGAGCGAATGACCATTCTCACTACGGATGGCGAGGTAAAGGCAGAATATCTACCCGAATCACTACTTGTATCCATGAACCAAGAACAGATCAACACTCAGCAGCAGTTGTCTCTTAATTCATATGCAAGTTCAGGTGTGGTTCACTCAGAGACACAAGTTAGCGGGCTTCATGCTACTGATGAAACTCATTCGGAGACGATGGGATTGTTGGATGATCCTTCTACCTCTTCCTATCAGGATCGGCTTGATGCATTTGAGTCACAGCTGTTACTCCAATATCTACAAGATGCCGGGGGAAACAAACGCACACTCGCTCGTCAGCTCGGCATCTCAAGAGCGACGCTGTATAATCGAATGAAGCGACTTGGCCTATAG
- a CDS encoding sigma 54-interacting transcriptional regulator — MHDLREPQTAPFVAINCGAIPASLFESELFGYEKGAFSGADPKGKKGKIELAEGGTLFLDEIGEMPLELQVKLLRVLQEKSYFAVGGTRIKQANCRIVAATNQNLMDMIARGQFREDLYYRLNVINLIIPHCVYGRKTSTN, encoded by the coding sequence ATTCATGATCTACGCGAACCACAAACTGCACCTTTTGTCGCCATAAACTGTGGTGCTATTCCTGCCTCTTTGTTCGAAAGTGAATTGTTCGGCTATGAGAAGGGAGCCTTCTCCGGGGCTGATCCGAAGGGCAAAAAGGGAAAAATCGAGCTTGCGGAAGGCGGAACGTTATTTCTTGACGAGATCGGCGAGATGCCCTTGGAGCTACAAGTTAAGCTACTCCGTGTATTGCAGGAGAAGAGCTATTTCGCCGTAGGTGGAACACGCATCAAGCAGGCAAATTGCCGGATCGTTGCAGCAACCAATCAGAATTTAATGGATATGATCGCACGCGGCCAGTTTAGAGAGGATCTCTACTACCGGCTGAATGTCATTAATCTCATCATTCCCCACTGCGTCTACGGAAGGAAGACATCTACGAATTAA
- a CDS encoding PAS domain S-box protein, which translates to MKHLLPNLMSLLRTELIIQGETMMEYTHRLASQPTHRETSQEPVFFRDTLGYSWMPQTSESDKAPSHKRIPVPIILPSTELATCLPLFYSSPYVLIQDEAEQILGYITAADLLQEMYHAHRLLEAYFETTLETAGTALTLINEEAKVAYWTSDAEHVFSIHREEIIGQPAADFFPLDRLQSLKTLYTGETVYRKQHQPRPDLFALINARPVYLDGQIVGAVAAEVDITTEIRLHQELLHMTSKVQHLEKAVARLRPDVDPFAKIKGSSPVIKQCLETIRKISTTSATVLILGRAVQVKSYSPKPFMIYANHKLHLLSP; encoded by the coding sequence TTGAAACATTTACTTCCCAATCTGATGTCCTTATTACGCACTGAACTTATCATTCAGGGCGAGACCATGATGGAGTACACTCATCGACTAGCTTCACAACCAACTCACCGTGAAACCTCTCAGGAGCCTGTCTTTTTTCGCGATACGTTAGGATATTCATGGATGCCCCAAACGTCCGAATCCGATAAGGCTCCATCCCATAAACGAATACCTGTACCAATCATTTTACCATCAACCGAGCTTGCAACCTGTCTGCCTCTCTTCTATTCCAGTCCATATGTATTAATTCAAGACGAAGCAGAGCAAATTCTCGGTTATATCACCGCGGCCGATCTGCTGCAAGAGATGTATCACGCCCATCGCCTTCTGGAAGCCTACTTCGAAACTACACTGGAAACGGCAGGTACAGCATTAACTTTAATTAATGAAGAGGCCAAAGTAGCTTACTGGACATCCGATGCGGAGCATGTATTTTCCATCCATCGAGAGGAGATCATCGGCCAGCCTGCTGCAGACTTTTTTCCACTCGACCGACTTCAATCACTCAAAACACTCTACACCGGTGAAACCGTATATCGTAAACAGCATCAACCGAGACCTGATCTATTCGCTTTAATCAATGCACGTCCTGTGTATCTGGATGGCCAAATTGTTGGAGCGGTCGCAGCCGAAGTGGATATAACAACTGAAATCCGACTTCATCAGGAATTGCTGCATATGACTTCTAAGGTTCAACATCTGGAAAAAGCTGTCGCAAGGCTGCGTCCGGATGTAGATCCCTTTGCCAAAATCAAAGGCAGCAGCCCAGTCATCAAACAATGTCTGGAGACCATCCGTAAAATTAGTACCACTTCAGCTACTGTGCTCATTCTCGGGAGAGCGGTACAGGTAAAGAGCTATTCGCCAAAGCCATTCATGATCTACGCGAACCACAAACTGCACCTTTTGTCGCCATAA
- a CDS encoding proline dehydrogenase family protein: protein MSIGTEMYRKTLLTVAGNKTVENLSVKYGKKLAGKFIAGNTLEEALEEIRILNNKGIMATLDHLGEGITRLSEAALYRDEYLRLLDGIAREQADSNVSLKPTQMGLALDPEEGYENIRAVAAQAKLHDLFVRIDMEDSPFTQATLDIVRRLHGEGLVNTGTVLQAYLHRTVEDTRDMIREGIRLRLVKGAYKEPATVAYQNASEVIEQFKLMIRHHLDQGVYTAVASHDDHIISWTKQYAKDRGISPDAYEFQMLYGLRMSEQERLAQEGYRIRCYVPYGTMWYPYYTRRLAEKPANLWMVVKNMFR, encoded by the coding sequence ATGAGTATTGGAACGGAAATGTACCGCAAAACGCTGCTAACTGTTGCAGGCAACAAAACTGTGGAGAACCTATCTGTAAAATATGGGAAAAAACTCGCCGGGAAATTTATTGCTGGCAATACACTGGAGGAAGCCCTTGAAGAGATTCGCATACTCAACAATAAAGGCATCATGGCAACCCTGGATCATCTCGGAGAAGGGATTACTCGTTTGAGCGAAGCGGCATTGTATCGGGATGAATATCTACGACTGCTCGATGGTATTGCTCGCGAGCAAGCAGATTCAAATGTATCGCTTAAACCCACACAGATGGGGCTTGCCCTTGACCCCGAAGAAGGGTATGAAAATATTCGAGCAGTGGCCGCGCAGGCGAAATTACATGACCTTTTTGTGCGAATTGATATGGAAGATAGTCCGTTTACCCAAGCGACGCTGGATATCGTTCGCCGGCTGCATGGTGAAGGACTGGTGAACACAGGTACCGTGCTGCAAGCGTATTTGCATCGAACCGTAGAAGACACGCGGGATATGATTCGGGAAGGAATTCGACTTCGCCTTGTCAAAGGAGCTTATAAAGAACCCGCTACGGTGGCCTATCAAAATGCTTCGGAAGTCATTGAACAGTTCAAATTGATGATTCGGCATCATCTCGACCAAGGTGTCTATACCGCAGTTGCATCACATGATGATCACATCATCTCATGGACGAAGCAATACGCTAAAGATCGAGGAATCTCGCCAGATGCGTATGAATTTCAGATGCTGTATGGCTTACGTATGAGTGAGCAAGAGCGATTAGCACAAGAGGGATATCGGATTCGTTGTTACGTTCCCTATGGAACAATGTGGTACCCTTACTATACTCGTCGATTGGCGGAGAAACCGGCTAACCTCTGGATGGTTGTCAAAAATATGTTCAGATAA
- the pruA gene encoding L-glutamate gamma-semialdehyde dehydrogenase yields the protein MNIPFVNEPFTSFANPVNQEAFEKALRQVESELGQQYSMIIGGQKVTSSRTLTSVNPANKEQVIGTIYQADQELAEQAIQTAAETFRSWKHTDPNERARLLYKAAAIMRRRKHEFSAWLVYESGKTWPEADADTAEAIDFMEFYARDMQRLSQPQPLTRIAGEDNELTYIPLGVGIVIPPWNFPLAIMAGMTSAALVAGNTVVLKPASTTPVIAAKFMELLAEAGLPDGVVNYLPGPGSEVGDYLVDHALTRFISFTGSRDVGLRINERAARTAPGQKWIKRVIAEMGGKDSIVVDNDSDLELAAESITASAFGFSGQKCSACSRAIIHKDVYDEVLQKVIERTKQLSMGSPLEVGSQVGPVIDDKAYAKINEYIEIGKSEGRLVLGGGTGNAEGYFIEPTIIADVDPQARIAQEEIFGPVLAFIKAEDFQDALEIANNTDYGLTGAVISRNREHLQQARQEFFAGNLYFNRKCTGALVGTHPFGGFNMSGTDSKAGGRDYLLLFTQAKLVSEKY from the coding sequence ATGAATATCCCTTTTGTGAACGAACCCTTTACGTCCTTTGCTAACCCGGTCAACCAAGAGGCTTTTGAGAAAGCACTTCGTCAGGTGGAATCGGAGTTAGGACAACAATATTCTATGATCATAGGCGGGCAAAAGGTAACCAGCTCCCGCACATTAACCTCTGTGAATCCCGCCAATAAAGAACAGGTCATTGGCACGATCTATCAAGCCGATCAGGAGCTGGCAGAGCAAGCGATCCAAACTGCGGCAGAGACATTCCGTTCATGGAAGCATACCGACCCGAATGAACGGGCACGATTGCTGTACAAAGCAGCAGCGATTATGCGTCGCCGGAAGCATGAATTCTCTGCTTGGCTTGTATACGAGTCGGGGAAGACGTGGCCAGAAGCGGATGCAGATACAGCGGAAGCGATTGATTTTATGGAATTTTACGCTCGTGATATGCAGCGGCTGAGTCAGCCTCAGCCACTGACACGAATTGCTGGTGAGGATAATGAGTTAACCTATATTCCGCTCGGCGTAGGGATTGTCATTCCACCATGGAATTTCCCACTCGCCATTATGGCTGGCATGACATCGGCAGCGCTTGTTGCGGGCAACACCGTTGTATTGAAGCCGGCTAGCACAACGCCAGTGATTGCGGCTAAATTCATGGAACTGCTGGCTGAGGCAGGTTTGCCGGACGGAGTCGTCAATTATTTGCCAGGGCCAGGCAGTGAAGTCGGTGATTATCTGGTGGATCATGCATTGACCCGGTTCATTAGCTTCACAGGCTCCAGGGATGTCGGACTGCGGATTAATGAGCGTGCAGCCCGCACGGCACCAGGTCAGAAGTGGATTAAACGGGTAATTGCCGAGATGGGCGGTAAAGACTCCATTGTGGTGGACAATGACAGTGATCTGGAGCTTGCAGCAGAATCCATTACCGCATCGGCATTTGGTTTCTCGGGACAGAAGTGTTCTGCGTGCTCCCGTGCCATTATTCATAAGGATGTATATGATGAAGTATTGCAAAAAGTGATTGAGCGCACAAAGCAGTTGTCGATGGGAAGTCCGCTCGAAGTAGGTAGCCAGGTTGGACCTGTTATTGATGACAAGGCGTATGCCAAAATTAATGAATACATTGAAATAGGCAAGAGCGAAGGAAGATTGGTACTGGGTGGTGGAACAGGTAACGCAGAAGGTTACTTTATCGAACCAACCATTATTGCGGATGTTGATCCACAGGCTCGTATTGCGCAGGAAGAGATTTTTGGTCCTGTGCTTGCCTTTATTAAGGCGGAAGACTTCCAGGATGCTTTGGAGATTGCCAACAATACCGATTATGGTCTGACCGGTGCGGTAATTTCACGGAATCGTGAGCATTTGCAGCAAGCTAGACAGGAGTTTTTTGCAGGTAATTTGTATTTTAACCGGAAATGTACTGGCGCGTTGGTAGGTACGCATCCTTTTGGCGGATTCAATATGTCGGGTACAGATTCCAAAGCAGGCGGAAGAGACTACCTATTGCTGTTTACCCAAGCGAAGCTGGTGTCGGAGAAATATTAA
- the rpoN gene encoding RNA polymerase factor sigma-54 codes for MLGMQLVQEQRVRLTMTPEMKQSIHVLTLSSQDLARYLQDAAADNPVLEIEETTARVARLPARQNHGRGGSLYDPFLRIKGAEPTLEQWLASQIRVLALPSQRRAIAIYLAGCVSEDGYLTVDLTEVTSLIGISMNEAMAGLDVLQSLEPAGVGARSLCECLLLQMKRDPAAAPFAEQMVEAGLEALVPFHPGRAGARLAITSQQAQKAYDYISSLKPKPCRSIGSKESPHYIIPDVAVAVRNGVTCIRLCSAGIPRVSINEEYAHWFRDPSTDESWLARTAEARAIIRSVYLRRGTLMRVVAAVLEEQERFMSEGPSGLKPLSMAAVADKIGMHESTVSRAVHGKYVQTPHGVLELKAFFTSGIATTQGDQMSASAVKLRLKALIATERADRPFSDSALATLLQKEGIILSRRTVAKYREELQILSSLERKRWG; via the coding sequence ATGCTTGGAATGCAGTTGGTGCAGGAGCAGCGTGTACGGCTGACCATGACACCAGAGATGAAACAATCCATTCATGTATTGACGTTGTCCAGCCAGGATTTGGCTCGTTATCTTCAGGATGCAGCAGCAGACAATCCCGTTCTAGAGATTGAAGAAACCACGGCACGAGTAGCTCGGCTCCCTGCGCGGCAGAATCATGGTAGAGGAGGCTCCTTGTACGATCCGTTTCTCCGGATCAAAGGGGCTGAACCTACGCTTGAACAGTGGCTGGCGTCACAGATTCGTGTACTTGCACTGCCTTCACAGCGGAGAGCAATTGCTATTTATTTGGCTGGCTGTGTTAGTGAAGATGGTTACCTCACAGTTGATCTCACCGAAGTGACTTCGTTAATCGGCATATCCATGAATGAGGCGATGGCAGGACTGGATGTACTGCAATCGCTCGAACCAGCGGGTGTTGGCGCACGTAGTTTATGCGAGTGCTTGCTCTTGCAGATGAAGCGTGACCCAGCGGCTGCTCCTTTTGCGGAACAGATGGTGGAAGCAGGGCTGGAAGCGTTAGTTCCTTTCCATCCAGGCCGAGCAGGTGCACGGTTAGCGATCACTTCTCAACAAGCGCAGAAGGCTTATGATTACATTTCGAGTTTGAAGCCTAAGCCTTGTCGATCTATCGGCTCCAAGGAATCCCCACACTACATCATTCCCGATGTGGCTGTAGCTGTTCGAAACGGAGTGACTTGTATTCGACTGTGCTCAGCAGGTATCCCGCGAGTATCAATTAACGAAGAATACGCTCATTGGTTCAGAGATCCTTCTACGGATGAGTCTTGGCTGGCACGTACAGCAGAAGCTAGGGCGATCATTCGAAGTGTATACTTACGGCGGGGCACATTAATGCGTGTGGTGGCAGCGGTACTGGAGGAGCAGGAGCGGTTTATGTCTGAGGGACCGTCTGGATTAAAACCCCTGAGCATGGCGGCCGTTGCTGACAAGATCGGCATGCATGAGTCAACCGTAAGTCGTGCCGTCCACGGGAAGTATGTTCAAACGCCGCATGGTGTATTGGAATTGAAGGCCTTCTTCACTTCAGGCATTGCAACAACACAGGGAGACCAGATGTCGGCATCTGCAGTAAAGTTGAGGTTAAAAGCATTGATTGCTACGGAACGTGCGGATCGCCCGTTCTCCGACAGTGCCTTAGCCACATTGCTGCAAAAGGAAGGCATCATCCTTTCGCGTAGAACGGTCGCTAAGTACAGGGAAGAGCTTCAAATCTTATCCTCGCTTGAACGCAAGCGGTGGGGATAA
- a CDS encoding aspartate ammonia-lyase: MSTRTEKDFIGEKEIPDYAYYGIQTVRAVENFPITGVPVHRELITALAAVKKAAAVTNMELKMLPRKIGDVIIMAAEEMMKGHHIDHFIVDSIQGGAGTSMNMNMNEILANRGLELLLQNKGDYFHCNPNNHVNMSQSTNDVIPTALRIAAYHLSETLLKTMQRLQDAFRKKEQEFDDVVKVGRTHLQDAVPIRLGQEFGAYARVLGRDMERLDFANRRLLTINLGATAVGTGLNAKPEYIVKVTEHLADITGLKLQTAEDLVDATQNTDAYMELSAALKVCAVNLSKICNDIRMMASGPRAGFNELRLPPRQPGSSIMPGKVNPVMAEVINQVSFQVMGNDHTICMACEAGQFELNVMGPVIAFNLLQSLKIMNNGIDVFTRYAVEEMEANRERCEIIMKQSFSVITALNPHLGYDVAASIVKEALKTGASLQEIILERGLLTPEELEEILHPEQMTTPGIAGERFLLNMEQ; this comes from the coding sequence ATGTCCACAAGGACTGAGAAAGACTTTATCGGTGAAAAAGAAATTCCTGACTATGCGTACTACGGAATACAGACGGTACGGGCAGTAGAAAACTTCCCCATTACCGGCGTTCCCGTGCACCGCGAACTAATCACGGCTCTGGCTGCTGTTAAGAAAGCAGCGGCAGTCACGAATATGGAACTCAAAATGCTGCCACGCAAAATCGGCGATGTCATCATCATGGCCGCTGAAGAAATGATGAAGGGCCATCATATTGATCATTTTATTGTAGACTCCATTCAAGGTGGTGCAGGCACCTCCATGAATATGAATATGAACGAAATTCTTGCCAATCGTGGGCTGGAGCTACTGCTGCAGAACAAAGGAGACTACTTCCACTGTAATCCCAACAATCATGTGAATATGTCCCAATCCACGAACGATGTCATTCCTACAGCCCTTCGTATCGCAGCATATCACCTGTCGGAAACCTTGCTGAAAACGATGCAACGACTGCAGGATGCCTTCCGTAAGAAGGAGCAGGAATTCGACGATGTCGTCAAAGTAGGACGTACCCACCTTCAGGATGCGGTGCCCATTCGACTTGGACAAGAATTCGGCGCATATGCACGGGTGCTTGGTCGTGACATGGAACGTCTCGATTTTGCTAATCGCCGTCTGTTGACCATCAACCTTGGTGCTACAGCTGTAGGTACGGGTCTGAATGCCAAGCCCGAATACATCGTTAAGGTTACAGAGCATCTGGCAGATATTACGGGATTGAAGCTGCAAACGGCAGAGGATCTCGTAGATGCGACTCAGAATACAGATGCTTACATGGAACTGTCCGCTGCGCTAAAAGTATGTGCAGTGAATCTCTCCAAAATCTGTAACGACATTCGTATGATGGCTTCAGGTCCGCGTGCAGGCTTCAATGAATTGCGCCTACCACCGCGTCAACCAGGCTCATCCATTATGCCGGGTAAAGTGAATCCTGTTATGGCGGAAGTCATTAACCAGGTATCCTTCCAAGTCATGGGTAATGACCATACCATCTGTATGGCTTGTGAAGCAGGTCAATTCGAACTGAACGTCATGGGTCCTGTCATTGCGTTTAACTTGTTACAATCGTTGAAAATCATGAATAATGGTATCGACGTATTTACCCGCTATGCCGTCGAAGAGATGGAAGCAAACCGGGAGCGTTGTGAAATCATTATGAAGCAGAGCTTCAGTGTCATCACAGCTCTCAATCCACATCTCGGTTATGATGTGGCCGCTTCAATCGTGAAAGAGGCATTGAAGACAGGTGCTTCTCTGCAGGAAATCATTCTGGAGCGTGGTCTGTTGACACCAGAAGAGCTTGAGGAAATTTTGCATCCAGAACAGATGACGACGCCAGGTATTGCTGGCGAGCGTTTCCTGCTTAATATGGAGCAATAA
- a CDS encoding methyl-accepting chemotaxis protein — MKWTLGAKTVAGLVLISIITYGTSGFFIFFLQDWFSFDIPSWLYISIVLVMGVCWNGILGYFASRWLTRPIVRLAKAAQQVSSGDLTTEIPQRRTADELTVLYDAFRAMVTNLRGIVNDIADSTRTTSQNAQSLSEAITQAAEQIEMMSDAVDHIAVGVEEQKVTSQHSLVTADEMLGDFQRMQNQSMGMAEMSGQMERSVEHTKQTFSSLMKGMDELAVSHNRSRDIMVLLEKEASDIEAITQSVKNIAEETGLLALNASIEAARAGEDGAGFAVVAQQIRKLADESKDSVHRINELISRVQQRIRDTAQLIHEQHGLVVNESQRTINVDQTLQELTGSVEVFMKGAHDIGLKIADQTGRVELTHGHVKQIQGKAGSFSDEAKRIMSAAHEETAIMEEISSSAEELRQLTDRLMDKTKAFRMQP; from the coding sequence ATGAAATGGACTTTAGGCGCAAAGACAGTCGCAGGTCTGGTATTGATTTCAATTATTACATATGGAACTAGCGGCTTTTTTATATTTTTTCTCCAGGATTGGTTCTCATTTGACATCCCAAGCTGGTTATACATTTCAATCGTTCTGGTGATGGGGGTTTGCTGGAACGGGATCCTCGGTTATTTTGCATCACGGTGGCTAACCCGTCCAATCGTACGTCTGGCCAAAGCGGCTCAGCAAGTTTCATCGGGCGACCTGACTACGGAGATTCCACAGCGTCGTACCGCTGATGAGCTTACGGTTCTGTACGATGCATTTCGGGCGATGGTGACGAATCTACGTGGTATTGTGAATGATATTGCGGATAGCACACGGACAACTTCGCAGAATGCCCAGTCCCTGAGTGAAGCCATTACCCAGGCAGCTGAGCAGATTGAGATGATGTCAGATGCAGTAGATCACATTGCTGTCGGCGTAGAGGAGCAGAAAGTGACATCACAGCATTCATTAGTGACTGCCGACGAGATGCTTGGTGATTTTCAACGGATGCAGAATCAGTCCATGGGCATGGCTGAAATGTCCGGGCAGATGGAACGTTCGGTAGAGCATACGAAGCAGACTTTCTCTTCCTTGATGAAAGGGATGGACGAGCTGGCTGTATCGCATAACCGTTCTCGTGACATTATGGTTCTGCTTGAGAAGGAAGCTTCGGATATTGAAGCAATCACACAATCCGTTAAGAATATTGCAGAAGAGACGGGACTGCTTGCCCTTAATGCATCCATAGAGGCTGCACGGGCAGGGGAAGATGGCGCCGGATTCGCTGTCGTTGCACAGCAGATTCGCAAACTCGCAGACGAGAGTAAAGATTCCGTACATCGGATCAATGAGTTAATTAGCCGAGTTCAGCAGCGGATCAGAGACACGGCCCAATTGATTCATGAACAGCATGGGCTTGTCGTGAATGAATCCCAGCGGACGATTAATGTAGATCAGACGTTGCAGGAATTGACGGGATCTGTGGAAGTGTTCATGAAAGGTGCGCACGACATCGGCCTCAAAATTGCAGATCAGACGGGGCGCGTAGAACTGACACATGGTCATGTGAAGCAAATTCAAGGTAAGGCAGGCTCATTCTCGGATGAAGCCAAACGGATTATGAGTGCAGCACATGAAGAAACAGCGATTATGGAGGAGATCTCCTCTTCTGCTGAAGAGCTAAGACAACTAACGGATCGTTTGATGGACAAGACCAAAGCATTCCGGATGCAGCCTTGA
- a CDS encoding stalk domain-containing protein, which produces MKKKVVLGLMVGTLTLGIGTGALAATGLEPIKAYLNSKITLKLNGETVTAKDANGKNVLPITYNGTTYLPVRAVGTLLGTEISYDGATSSVLIGGTNGSTPVTDNKLTLSSLGTSVLGSIAWHTKDPAETSYKGKDYKDVYLHNDPSTQGSDIQINTGKKYTSLHVELAALQGNQKIQVVDQDRTVLKTVNITPEDGLISLDVDVKGTEAVYVEIVAEDPGSALFVPLTTSYLTK; this is translated from the coding sequence GTGAAGAAGAAGGTTGTACTTGGATTGATGGTAGGCACACTAACGTTAGGGATCGGTACAGGAGCATTGGCAGCAACAGGACTGGAGCCAATCAAAGCATATCTCAACAGTAAGATTACGCTGAAGTTAAATGGGGAAACCGTGACAGCGAAGGACGCTAACGGTAAGAACGTATTGCCAATTACCTATAACGGAACGACGTATTTGCCGGTTCGTGCGGTGGGTACACTGCTTGGAACTGAAATATCATATGACGGGGCAACTTCTTCCGTCCTGATCGGTGGAACAAATGGGTCCACGCCAGTAACGGACAATAAATTAACATTAAGCTCTTTGGGAACATCGGTGCTCGGATCTATTGCATGGCATACCAAAGATCCTGCGGAGACCTCATACAAAGGCAAGGATTACAAAGACGTGTATCTGCATAATGATCCTTCGACACAGGGAAGCGATATTCAGATTAACACGGGCAAAAAGTATACATCCCTTCATGTGGAGCTGGCAGCTCTCCAAGGCAATCAGAAGATTCAGGTTGTTGACCAAGATCGCACTGTCCTGAAAACAGTGAATATTACGCCAGAAGACGGCTTGATAAGTCTGGACGTGGATGTTAAAGGCACAGAGGCTGTCTATGTCGAGATCGTAGCTGAAGATCCGGGTTCAGCGCTGTTTGTACCGCTCACAACATCTTATCTAACGAAGTAA
- a CDS encoding ring-cleaving dioxygenase, which produces MLIKGLHHVSALTARAANNYQFYTNVLGLRLIKKTVNQDDVSVYHLFYGDEKGNPGTELTFFEIPMAGETREGVNSISATSLRVPNDAALTYWLQRFDEYEVPHGEITERGGRLTLSFTDFENQRLILVSDEHNTGVPGGKPWDRSPVPAEFGIIGLGPIHLTVQDASLTTPVLTDLLGFRSKGSYPALVAGQPDILVFESGDGGSGTEVHVEERNDLPIERPGRGSVHHVAFRVDNEEELKQWVDRVSNFKFPNSGFVDRFYFRSLYFREANGILFELATDGPGFDTDEELEFLGESLALPPFLEGRRKEIEAQLKPLDTVIR; this is translated from the coding sequence ATGTTAATCAAAGGACTTCACCACGTATCTGCTTTAACTGCACGCGCAGCGAATAATTATCAGTTCTATACCAATGTCTTGGGTCTTCGCCTTATCAAAAAGACGGTCAATCAGGATGACGTATCTGTATACCACCTGTTCTATGGGGACGAAAAAGGGAATCCTGGCACAGAGCTTACGTTCTTCGAGATTCCGATGGCTGGTGAGACACGCGAAGGCGTGAATAGCATCTCAGCGACATCCCTACGTGTTCCTAACGACGCAGCACTCACGTACTGGCTACAACGTTTCGATGAGTATGAAGTACCTCACGGTGAAATTACGGAGCGGGGTGGCCGCTTGACCCTTTCCTTTACCGATTTTGAGAACCAGCGTTTGATTCTGGTTTCAGATGAACACAATACAGGTGTCCCTGGTGGGAAACCGTGGGATCGAAGCCCAGTGCCTGCTGAATTCGGTATTATTGGTCTTGGCCCAATTCATCTGACAGTTCAAGATGCGTCGCTGACAACCCCTGTTCTTACGGATCTGCTCGGCTTCCGCTCTAAAGGTTCATACCCTGCTCTGGTCGCAGGCCAGCCCGACATTCTGGTCTTTGAATCCGGTGACGGCGGAAGCGGTACTGAGGTGCATGTCGAAGAACGAAACGACTTGCCGATCGAACGTCCTGGTCGCGGAAGTGTTCACCATGTTGCCTTCCGCGTAGACAACGAAGAGGAACTGAAACAATGGGTAGACCGTGTAAGTAACTTCAAATTCCCGAACTCAGGTTTTGTAGATCGCTTCTACTTCCGTTCCCTGTATTTCCGAGAAGCCAATGGCATTCTGTTCGAGCTTGCCACGGACGGCCCTGGTTTCGATACAGACGAAGAACTTGAATTTCTCGGTGAATCTCTAGCCCTGCCGCCATTCTTGGAAGGCCGCCGCAAAGAGATTGAAGCACAACTCAAACCGCTGGATACTGTGATTCGTTAA